From Rhodovastum atsumiense, a single genomic window includes:
- a CDS encoding sugar O-acetyltransferase, whose translation MAERSEKAKMLAGELYRSIGPEIEADQRRAQALQQVYNASAVDSDRTALLRELLGGIGENSVIRPPFHCDYGFNIRLGKGVFLNFGCVFLDVVGIEVGDLVQIGPGVQVYTADHPRDPALRRAGYEFGRPVRIGSNVWIGGGAIILPGVTIGEDAVIGAGSVVTRDVPAGATVAGNPARVLPERTPPIR comes from the coding sequence ATGGCCGAGCGAAGCGAAAAGGCGAAGATGCTGGCGGGCGAACTGTACCGCTCCATCGGCCCCGAGATCGAGGCCGACCAGCGACGGGCCCAGGCGCTGCAACAGGTCTACAACGCCAGCGCGGTCGACAGCGACCGCACGGCCCTGCTGCGCGAACTGCTCGGCGGCATCGGCGAGAACAGCGTCATCCGTCCTCCCTTCCATTGCGACTACGGCTTCAACATCCGACTTGGAAAGGGCGTCTTCCTCAATTTCGGCTGCGTGTTCCTCGACGTTGTCGGCATCGAGGTCGGCGACCTCGTGCAGATCGGGCCGGGCGTGCAGGTCTACACGGCGGACCACCCCCGCGACCCGGCACTGCGCCGCGCCGGCTATGAATTTGGCCGGCCGGTACGCATCGGCAGCAATGTCTGGATCGGCGGCGGCGCCATCATCCTGCCCGGCGTGACCATCGGCGAGGATGCCGTGATCGGCGCGGGCAGCGTGGTCACGCGCGACGTGCCGGCCGGGGCGACGGTGGCGGGCAACCCGGCACGAGTGCTGCCGGAACGGACCCCGCCGATCCGATAA